GTTTCCCTGGCAGCTGGTTGAGATCTCTTTTCATAGGTTTCCGTGTAGAAGTCCTTTAACTCTTCAATAACCTACAAGATAAGAGTTGTATACTGTTACTGTTTTACCTTGATTAATAGTTATAGGAAACTTGTTTCAGATAAAGCAGTCATTAGAACTTCTACAACCTACAATACACATCCTTTTGACATATAGAAAGAGTGGAAACAGTCCATTCTGCACCTGGAACAAGTGAGCCTAAGGTCACCTTAAATGCCAGACCTGAACAGTTaagttctgctttctcttccaagCTATGAGCTCCTAAGAAGAGTGAGAAAACTGTCTTCACCCATTGGTTACTcagaagtatttatttcctACTTATTTCTGTAACTCAGAAGTCACTATATTCCTCTGTTGCATAATACAAGCAACAAAACCACCCTGAACCTGATCAACAAGTACCCCATATTTAGCACTTAGGCTTCTAGTTcgtttcaaaagcaaaattcagtttaTTCCACAGAGCATATCTGGAGACAAAGTTTCAGTTGTTTCTGATGTTTAAGACTGTTACCAACAAAAAGAAGCCTAGAGCCACACATACATTACCAGAGCTTCCTGGGCATAGCAGGCCAGTGCTTCTATATCTACAAAGCTTTCCTCTCTAGTGGCCAACAGCACCTCCTCCATCCACATCAGGCAGTTTTGCTTACCCAACTGTGGTGATGAGGGATAAAACCACTCCTACTCCTGAGGAACTGCTAGACCAGCAATAATCTGTTGTACTCTCAGCCTTACGGAAGGGTAAAAATGGCCTCATCCACAGGGTCTGTACCAAGAACCACCCACTCAGCTTACTGCCATGCAGTCAGGTAGACTCAAACCAGCACAGCAATGCAGTATTCAGAGCATGTCAACatgcacaaaggaaaatgagataCTATGGACTCAAACCTGAAAAGCACATAGACTTGTGAGGCAACAACACAAATCAGTCACTGCTTAGATGCAGAAATATTCAGCTTTTAACTGCATTAGCCAGCTTTTCTCTATAAACAGTAAAGCCTCACCGATGGCCTACTTCACTTCACAGCTCAGACAGGTACTGCCTGGAAGATacctttaaaaagcaacagcacCTTGGGTTCTGGCTTCTCCACTACAGTCTCCTTTTTAAGTCTTAGCATTTACTTAGTTTCTCATTATTTGGCTGGAATGAGTCTCCTCTCCATTATCCAAGTAATTTGTGTGAGATTTGACTAGTACTGGTACACTTTTTAGTAGACTTCTACAGGCACACAGGCCCATCAACTTTAAAGACCAGTCAAAGGCCAGAATAAGTTTCAAGAAAATTACACTGCAGTTTAAGACCtgcagcttcaggaaaaaaaattgtatttaaaaaccaTGTCACTGAAAGAGTCCAACTATTAGATGTGGTCTTTCAAATGATGAACACCTACTTTGAGGTctcaaacaaccaaaaaaaatcaacaagacTTCTTGTCTAAGAGCAACCtaccttttctttatttgcaaatccccagatggcagcagcaatTTCAAGGGCGAAAATCACaaacaggaagacaaagaactagaaaagaaaGACCATGTCATTAGTCAAGGCCATCGCACCACAAAACAGCAGACACTTGCAAGCTTGTCTGGTCCCTAGTGTTAAGCCTTGTGGAAACTGTCACTCAACCAGTTTTCAGTTGAAGGTTTGAAACACTGGTAAAAACAGGGAATATTGCAATCAGTCAGCACTTCCTCCTGGCAGCATCAGAAAGCCTGGCAATGTTTCCCAAGCAGAAATCCTACTTTTTGATCAGTGTTAATTAAAACCAATCATCTGTTAGCTCAGACTTTGAAGTTGCACAGGTCACCCAGACACATCAACAGTTAACAATAATTCTTTTCTCCAATTTATCACCCTTATTGCTTTAGTATTCATTACTTAATACCTAGCATGCCACCAACTCCCTGAGAACTAATGATCACTTCTGTTGTCTcctataaaaacagaaataaaagcatcatcTCTGTGTTTAATTGACTACCAGGTCCAAAACACCCCAACTATTTAAAGGCACTTTAAAGAGAGATTCAGAACTAAAACAGAGGGCTAGAGGCATCATTTTGCAAGAAATATAAAGCTTCTTGCATGACACATAAAGGGAATTGTTCTTTCACCAGCTATAGTAGTCTTTTATTAACAAAGTCTTCTGGTTATTTGGATTAGTAGCTTCAGAGGTACAGATGTGCCTGAACCCAATAAGCCACTGGCACCTCCAGACCAAAAACAATAGGGTTGCTTTCCAACAACTGACTTGAAGAGCACTTGTCAATTAGAAAAGCCCATGCAGTGATTACAAACAGTAGAGGCTTGTTGTTTCAAGGATCAAATACCCCAGTTCTTCTCTCAGAGATTTAAAGACAGCATTCAGAATTCAGGACAAACTGTTTAATAAATAGCACTAGTCTTACCAAgattttttattctgcattcaCACATCTTCCCAGTCTTCATACTTTGAGTTAGTGAGATTTAGACACTAAAGTCATTCTGCTTTCAAATGTAACATACATATTTGGATTCAGTACCAGAAGTGGGAACTAAGTGTCTTTATTTCGTATTTTAGCATTATGTAGGTGACCATGAGTTAAACCATTATGGAACCCAACCAATCAGTATCTGCTCCCTTTAACTGCACAGCCAACTGTGCAGTtggctgctcttttcttttcacactTAAATTTTAACGCTATTGTTTAAACACTTGCACTTACCAGGCCAAGCATACACTGTGATTCCTGCAATGCACCACAGCATCCCAAGAAGCCAACCAGCATCATCAGTGCACCAGCTCCAATTAGGATGTAAACTCctaggaggagaaaaaacaaagaaatgggaATACAAGCTAGTTGAGTCCTCAGCAGCAAGGATTAGTTGCTCCATAAATAAACCTTGGCAAAAACTAGAGCTAAGTTTCTTTACTGAGGTGTTCCAAGCAAAAGACAGCTGTGCTTAACTTTCAAAGCAAGCACCTCAAAACTTGTGGGGAAACTATTgataaataaaagcttcagcTTATGACAATTGATGTGCACCACAGTTACAATTtcataagttttaaaaaaaagatgggcAAGATAATGCTATCTGAGCCAAAccataaatacacatttaaaaactgGCTCAACCAGAATTATACActtattttcagatgaagagTGTGCTGCAGTTAGTTGGAACTAGTGATTTTATCAGTATCTGAGAATTCTTGATATCTACCAGCTCCAGGAGGACAGGTATCACAAGGCGTCACAATGATCTGCCATAAGACTTTAAATGCCTCCCTACCTTGcttttccatcagaaaacactgaattattttgtcaGCCACAGTGGTAAAAGCCTATGCTTCAACAACCTAATCCAACAGCCTCTAACTACAAGTAATTCAGCATCTTCTGCCTTTATGAAAGCATATACTTCTTTAAACCAAGTGGTTAAGTTTGAAGACCGTTTTGCCTAGAATTCATGTAAGAAATGTGTTGGAGCACAGAGGGCAAACGCTTCTGGGCTAAAGGACTCCCTTATGCCAAAACATTTCCCCCTAATCTTGGGAACTACCAGCTTAGGAATGAATTATAGATGCTCATCCACTAAATGCAGCAAGAGGTATCTAGGAAATCACAAGTCACAAAGGATGGCAGATAAGTATCATTGGTGAAACATGATATGAAAAAGTACCACCAGCACAAAGCATTCCTTTTGAATATAACTTAGTATACATAGTACTGTAAGAGTTTGACAATAGTATGTATGTTCCTTTTGAGAGATGAAGGGATACAGCTGTGGTTTTGGGTAGCTTGACATTTCTATCAATACAGATAAAAAGTTCTGGTCTCTAGAGACCCAATCAATGTTACTTAAAGAAAGTTATACTTAAGCATTTGCAAGTTCTATTTTCTAGATGCACACTAACAAATATTAACTGCCAAAACAAACATCTACTTAATTAAGCATATATAGCTGAATATTCCTGACATTTCTTATCAGCAGGAAATTCCAGCTTTCATTTCGTTACCCCAGTTGAAAATTTTTCCatcatgggaagaaaaaagtccaCCAGAACCtcttatttaaaagtttattttcagtagtaTAGATCACTTTAGAGGTAATTGACACATTCTTTTAACATACCATTGAAAACAGCAGCTAATAATTAGTCCcataaaacaaaccaataaTTCCTATTAAACTTTTTAAGAACTCAGTTTAACTTAAACTATAAGTagttttttttcactatttagCTGCATGCAGCCAGTGGCTTAAATATCACATCATAAAACTTTCATACATTTTATGAGGTGAACGAGTTGTTTTAGACTACCCAAAATTAGACTTGTTAAATATCCAGTTCAACTGCTAAGTTTagatttcttcccttcccaaagTCCCACTAAAAGCATCTGGAAACCTCCTTGGCAGCTGCAAGAACAACCCAGCTTACTACCATGTCAGCATATCAACAGCTAAATACAAGCTTTCTTATAGATGAGCGATATGCATGCTTGGGGAATGCAGGGACTTCATGATGATGTAAAAGTATCTTGATATTCCCAACTATGGCCCCTAAAAAAACCTTTACTCTGATTCCAGACAGTATGCTTAGTAGGCACAGGCTACTCTGGTATCCAAAAAGGACAGTATGAGTTGCACCTATCAGGATGACTTATACTGTTTTCACTGACCCCTTAGACATTTGTTTGGATGCTGGAACACCTCAAGTAACTCACCACAAGAAAGCTTACCTGGCAACAGAAAGACCAACCTAACCATGCTGGGGATGGCTACTTAATAACACAGCACAGGACACAGCAAGTCCACATGTTACAGTGAcatgaaatatatgtataagtCTAAGGTGGCAGATATGTGCGagaaaggtaaatattttatttttctctgttcgTAAATGTTGGAAGTCTTCAAGCTCAGCTATTGTTTCAAAAGAGTTTGAGCCCTCCACTGATGATAACCAAAGGAACGTGTTCCTCTGTCCAAGCCCAACAGTGGGAGTAGAGATCAAAATCTTTCAGTTAAGAGTTCCTAAGCAAGTCAGATTTTGAGACGTTAGAATAACGAACTAAAACCATGCATCTCTATCACCTAGTTGGCAATCAAGCTATCCTAGCTTGTGAAAAGCCTTGACTAAGATCTTTTAAGACCTGAAAATATTGAGGAGTAACTTCTACCTGGCCTATGTAAAACCACAGTGATCTAGGTTGACTGTAATAGTTGCTCATATAGACTAAGATATTGGACATCCTTTTGAATATAAATTAGTATACATCATACTGTAAGAGTTTGACAATAGTATGTTCCTTTTGAGAAATGAAAGGATACAGCTGTGGTTTTGGGTAGCTTAAGTTAGtcaattcagaggaaaaaaaatagttattcatgtcactaattttattttagagtgAAATTTTGCTGACTAACATCTGCACAAAGCATCAGGAAGATACATTCCCCATGTTTACCAGGAGTCCCTGGTGCTCACTAATGACACTTACAGAGGCAGCCAGCCCAAGAGACACTACTGCTCTCAGCACTAGAGCTCAGAGCACCAGCCAAGGGGAGCTGTTCTCAGCCTGACTGAGGCTGTTAAGGACTATTTTGTCTGTAGCCTTGAAGAAAGGCTTATAAGTAGCTAGGGACTCCAGGAACAAAAGAGTAACCTATCCCACTGAGTTCTCATCTCATACCTTACCTGTATAAAATGTTGTGTTGTTGGATTCCAGTTCAAAGATGCTTTTGGTCTGTGAATCAAACCGAAGCCATAGTCCAATTGCAAGAACTGCTGTTCCTGCAAGCTGTAAGAACAAATAAACCTTGTTAAATAATACCAATTACTATATTCACCCCTGTACTAACAGCAGCATCAGAAGTAATCACAGGATGCAGCTCTGTTATTTAACAAGCTGGTGACAGAAAACCAGCATAAAGATAGGTATACCAAAACAAGAATAAAGTAAATTCCTGACATGAGGTATCTTATTGACAGATCTGCTTACCTATTAAACTATAGCACAGGAGAACAATGCCATgcttgtttttaactgaaagtCCTCTAGGTTTACAGAGCTGCCAAGTGTCAGATTTTCCACTGCTCTTTCCACCCATGGTTTTGTTCTGGGTGACTGTAACAACACTGTGTAGCTTAGTGATCTTATATCCTCACTATGAAGGACAGGCATAATGCAAGGAAAAGCACCTTGTGATTTATAAGGAGAGCTAAAAGTTTAGCACATTAAACAGCCTGATGAGAGTTCAGTATACTGCAGTACTGAATTTGGAAAGAACATTCTCGCTTGTAAAGCAGGAGCGAACTAGTGCACTAAATAACCACACtgacaagaagcagaaaataaaggcTGCTAAAATAGCAACATTGCTGTGTGCTGATCCAGAACAATACAATTAAGTTTTAGATAATATTTAGCTTTTAATATATTGCCTTTGCTTGTGTGCCTCCAGGTTCCTTTTGGCATAGGTGCTTGCATTTGTGGCAAGTTTATTTATAAAGTAGCTTCTGGATGAAACATCTGGCTGAAGGCATCATAGAAGTGTTGCAAGAAATAAGGAATTGCACTGGTGCGGCAAATGCTGGCAGTTTGCTTTGAAAAGACCAAGAAGCCTGATCTTATACGCTCTAAGAAAGCAAGCTGAGGTTATCttgtgtgcaaaaaaaaaaaaaaaaacagaacaggacaAACTAGAAAATTAAGACTgtttttcacctctttcttctttcattggGACACCATTTAACTAACAGAAGAAAAGTTCAAGACAGAAATATCATGCATGTAGCAACAAATATAGTTTTACAAAAAAGCGGTAAACTTGAAGCTTAGCAAGTCCAGAACTTCTGTTGAGCTAATCATGCATGAAAAGCCTTATCTTTAAGAAGTCCCTTCTAGAAGTCAACAACATTCTTTATTCATCTCCAAGAAACTGGGAAgtgtttactttaaaatgccAGTTTTCAGCAAGAATATGGAAAGAATTCCCACAGAAGGCTTATGTGAACACTTAGACACCACATCTAACCCCTGGCCCTGTGCTCTCCCCAAAGGGAGAGCAAGAGCCCTTTCTGCATACTGCgggaatatttatatttactgaaGGCAGGCACACCTTTGTTGCCTATAGCAATCTTTTCTAACCTCCTAAACTTGCTCTCCAAAAATCTTGGAAGATCAATACAGGACAAAGGATCAAGTTAAGCAAGGGTTTAAGGGAAGATGCCCCCCTTGTAGCTTCTCAGCAGGAAGTACCCTAACTGAAGTCTTCAAGGGCTCAGGTATTAGCAAAGAAAAGTGAGAGGGTCAACTCACAGAGGAAGCCAACCCTGCTGGAAAAACCAGCACTACTTGTACAGCAGGCACCTGTGTGCCAAGCTGGCCCcaaagaggagctgcagggctgaagctgggaaggagatgaagtgatacataatacataaataGCCAAACCCAAACAGAGGTTTCCAGACCTATGCAAAGGACACTATTAGTGTCATGTATGCGTAGGCACAGGGTTACTCACAAAGCACACAGCAAGAACAAAGCCTGCACAAATCCAGAGCCTCCCTTGTTAGAAATATgctgacaaaataatttaagttaTGCTGAAGAACCTTGATGTAGTACCCAGTATGTTGTAACAGGGTACTATCTCAATTTATCATGCTGTAGCACTGCCtcaggggaagggaaaggtaCAAGAAGGGGACTGGCAGCAAGAGGAGTTGCTGCTCCAGCTAATGCTTGCTGCTACAGcatcacctggaaaaaaaagcctttacaATCTCATCTCACTTCACTACTTTACTTCAAACACCAGGAGGGCTTGGTGATGGAAAACACCTCTCATGCACTTCTAACTTACCTTCAAACCACCCAGTATTTAATACTCTGCTAAAGCCCTACTTTCTGTGGTCTTTTAAAAGCCTTCAGCTTTTATAGGCATCTGGATCTGGAGCATCAGAAGAAACCTGCAGCTTCTTCTTGCTTTAAGAACTCCTGAATTTCAGAGCCAAGAGCCTAAGCATGCTTGGTTGTGTGCAACTAGATATTTCTACTGTTTGACAAACCTCAGTGTTCAATCAGGGAGCTgaagagctgtgctgcaaaTGGTACAGAGCACAGCAAAGTTTTGTACAACTAAAGCCAGAGTTTGTACCCCAGCAGATCTTTAGAGGCCAGACTATACAGACTGTGATAAAACTAAGAAACAGTACGCTGTGTAGATAATCTTACAAGTCCAAGCAAAGCAGAAGGTTGTGTTAATGATCTTTCAGATAAACAAACTGGTTGGTTAACATTAGGAAGACCTGGCATACTTGATATGGCTCCTTTCAAAGTACAACCTTAAAATGCACACACCCACCCAACCACTATAAAGTTCATTATGGTGTTTTCTCCTTTGGAATGTGGCcatcctgtgaaaaaaaaagtatgatcaCAGAGAAGCAAGGGACTTACAATTGGAAAACTGAATAGTAATAATGCTTGATGTTAGCAAACTACTCAATAGCACTAAAACTCCTATGCTTAAAAAAACCCGCAATCCTTCTCTTCACAGTACCCTAAAAACTCAGCTCCCTCttgcaaaaaaaggaaagtgactttttgcttgtttcttaaGGAAAGCAGACTTGTGTTTAATGCTTGTGTTCTTCCTACCCGCAATGACCACTGAACtaaaaatggagattttaaagctgaaggttagaaaataattcaagacttcacattttcaacaaaatatcTGAGTAAGGAGAGATTTGGGAACTAATTGGGTCTCAGAGGAAGAGACAAGAACAGCCCCATTGCACTCCTtgctggcagaagcagcagctcaggttGCTCCAGATCACTAGCAGGCACATGAGCAGCATTGCTGTTCCCTGATGCTACTTTGGCAGCTTCCAATAGCAGTGGTGTGATAGTTTTAGTAGCTGTGTTCTTCCTCCCTGATAAAGGGGTTCAAGCTCCCTGCCCAGGTTGCTTGGAAGCAGAGCcactggtggcagcagcagatcTGCTCCAGAGGTTTTCTCATTCCAAGTGTTTTCCCAATTTAACAGACCAGCGTTCTGCATCGTCATAGGAGTTGAGTAATACCGGATATTTCTAACTAGAAATATCCTGTACTGAAACAAATTtaacaaagaataaaactgtCTCTTCCTGAAGCTAGCCACTCTGTATATGCATAAGACctacaaaactaaaaacaactgtttttctgtgcttatgAAATATATTGGAAAGATTTTTGTAGTAACAGCTATTGGCAAGGGAACTCAGGAGAAAACTTTTACCAGTCTGACCAAAATTTGTAGTTGAAGGGATACTATTCACTTACTGTATTGGAAAAACGTTTGTGGCAACAATACTCCCGTAATAGCATTTCCTAGCACAAGTATAATACAGACATCCCTGCTCAAGCTAGCTATGCTCCCCTTGCTTTTCCATAACCACTACTAAGCATCTTAGAGCTCCCAGCTCATTTCTCCTTGACTCGTGGCTGTTTCACAGCCACAAAGGACATATGCTAAACACGGATAAAAATCCCTGGTTATTCCTCCTCTAGTCGTATGGAGGCATCTTGTCATTTTTGGCATCACATGCAAACATATCCATTGCTTCAAATGCTCTGCTCCTGAATGTATCCCTTTGGCTGCTGCAACAGGAAAGAAGTGGCCTTTTCAATCTTTTCAAATATAGCCCTGCACCTCTTCTAGCAGATCTTCTGTGTTCAGCATTTCTCCCACCCATGCAGTCTTACACTTACAAGCGCCTTCCAAGTCAGCCTTTCCCACTGCTAAGGGCTTGCTTATTTAGAGTACATCATGGTATTTATCTTCAACAGTAGGCTTTCAAAAGACAGCTGACAAAGAATCTGTACCACAGCAGAAGACAGTTATTCTATAACTGAGATGAGGAACAGCCAATCTATTCTGGAGGCAGAAGCTATATAGGattttctgcctcctcctttcCACCATACTTTGGTTAGCTTCCGCATCACTTAGCAGTGCCAAGTCACTGGGGGAACTATCAAGCAATTTCTGTCAGAACTTTTTTGCAAAACCACCTGAGGTTTCACAGATAGTCTCCTAGCAGAAAGCTTTCACAGGGAGTCATTAGGTTTCATGATATTGctgtaaaaacacattaaagGTTACCACATGAGCTGTTCAGGCTAGAAATTTCTACTTTTATTAACATATCCCATGATATAGCAGTGTCAGCACACAATGACCCTACTTTGGGAACCTGGAAAGCTTGTTTAGATTTAACCACTCTTTTGCAAGGGCAGTTTTGTTCAGTCCCTTCTAAACTTGTCACCTTGAAAAAGCGTGATCCCCCCCAGTCACCCACATGCTGCAGACACCTCACAGCAGATCACCTTTCCACACACAGAACCGGCTCTCAAGGGGCTTAAGGTCCAAGCAGTTAGCAAGTCCTGACAGCTGGCTATTAAAGCCTAGACTTGAGACCCATAGGAAGTACCCCTCAGGTTACTATCACCTCTTCCTCTACATCCACAGCATAGAGGCAGGGacagggaagaaatgaaattctgcaGGAAATCTTGAGGTATGGATTGaagccccccaaaaaaaatttTGTACAGAAAACTCTAGTTTCTTCTATGTTAGCACAATGGCCAAGCCTATAGGCAACTTAAATCAAGTTCATGGCACTACCTCTAGCAGAAGGTAAATCTGCATGTGGAAATATAACAGTCAAAAATCAAGGCTGTTCTCCATGTTGTCAGCTCAGCACTACATATCACAGAAGACTAAAGGTTTTCTTGAAGTAAAAAGGTATGTCAGGCCTCTACATGACTGTTCTTTATGTAGGTTTTACCCAGAGTATGGTAGGAGTACACTGAAAAATTCATCATCTTCTCTTTACATCAGAGAAAGACTTACAGCTAAAAATTGATTCAGATCTTCCTCTGCATAAAAGACAACTTCTTTCCTCACCATGGAAGAGAGCATATGAACAGGACCAGCAGCATAACTTTTGCAGAACACATATGCAAAGAAATTGAGAGCATTAGATGGCATTACAAGGAGTAATGAAGTACTTGTTTCTGTCCTGTTACCTGCTGGTGCTGTCTAAATGAAGACCCataaacagtaaaaacagattAGGTACAACGTTACTCTAAACCCATAATTACAACATCGGTGTTATCcacaagaaaacacttttgaatttctgaaaaacaccCAAACTTTCCCAACAGACATGCAATGAGTGTTAACAGTTATATAAGAAGCTGCAGCTATTTCAAAACTTTGACGGGGGAGGGGATAGGTTGGaaaggaagtattttctttctgcttaagCTGGTCTCAAGAATGCTGTGAGCTAAGTTAATGTCACAACATTTATTGCAATAAAATGGTGCTCCAGTACAGTAAGAGCAGCATTACAGAATTCCTGAGCCACAGCCAAGACCAAGGTCCATTTCATACAAGTTCCTATTCAGAAGGAAGTCTACTGTACTCACGATTTAAATTGCAAATAGGAGCTGGGACTGCTAGAACTAAAAATACAAGTAGCTGGCTTCTGAACGCAACATCCTCTAGCTCCATTCCTGACTTCACAGGAATTTTGCCCGAGTTAAAATCCCTTAAGCTGAACCAAAGCAGCATTTAGTTCATGCACTGCAGTCAGCAGCTAATCAGTTGATTACAGAAAGCAAACGaacttctgttgcttttgtatGCATCTATATATGCACACAAACGTGTATGTGTATATTTCTGTCTAGCCAGCAAGTTGCGTTCTCCACTTGAAGAGAGAATGAGGAAATCAGAGCATCAAACTGGCTGTTCCAGGTGCAATATAAATAGCTGAAATTATATATCAGAACAAAGTCTCACATCTTCAAGTTAAAATAAGAGACCTCCAGGCCTGATCTAACTAATCTTGCTTTAGCAGGAACTCCTGTAGACAGATACACTTGTTtatgaaagacaaaacacacTCTGAAGGGCTCAGATTGTAGAGCCTGGACAGGACAGTTGCCTGATAACATAAAGGAGCAAGAAGGTAATTCCTTGCAAAGACTTGGCATGAACTCTGACCATACACTACAGCACTTCCTTGGTTATAATACATTAAATTGTAAACATTAACAGCAGACTTCTTTGTATTCCAGAAAATTCACTAGGGAAAACTGGCATTAAGTTTAATGATGTAAGTCCTGAATTTTAATCATCAGAAGCAAGTTAGCAGGAGACAGAGGCACATGGTTGGTATACACAGCCATGTCAGGAGCTCACACAACACAAAGCTGCTTGGAACAGCCTCCAGTTTTGTTAGGAAGAGACTTTGTCACCAAGCCTGAGTAAACCCAGTGAGCTCAG
This genomic window from Cygnus olor isolate bCygOlo1 chromosome 1, bCygOlo1.pri.v2, whole genome shotgun sequence contains:
- the CD9 gene encoding CD9 antigen — its product is MPVKGGTKCIKYLLFGFNFIFWLAGTAVLAIGLWLRFDSQTKSIFELESNNTTFYTGVYILIGAGALMMLVGFLGCCGALQESQCMLGLFFVFLFVIFALEIAAAIWGFANKEKVIEELKDFYTETYEKRSQPAARETLKAFHFALNCCGVTGSLEQQFMDICPKKSLAESFTITSCPKAIDDVFQSKLNVIGAVGLGIAVIMIFGMIFSMVLCCAIRRNREMV